A region of Scytonema millei VB511283 DNA encodes the following proteins:
- a CDS encoding alr0857 family protein produces MLKLNYTETGFHLEHLTQSLEEWVAMRAIFALRVGESICIEPSTASFLLPVDLPQLNSLATAIARYGTDEVALEKCDAEYVEICLQGFWLASDAENAAGVFVTSLSYAIELLLFHLWQESQMSAAMSDR; encoded by the coding sequence ATGCTGAAATTGAATTACACCGAAACTGGTTTTCACTTAGAGCATTTGACTCAATCCTTAGAAGAGTGGGTTGCAATGCGAGCCATCTTCGCCCTGCGCGTAGGCGAATCCATTTGTATAGAACCCAGTACGGCTTCATTTTTATTACCTGTCGATTTACCACAGTTAAATTCACTCGCAACCGCGATCGCCCGGTACGGCACAGATGAAGTTGCGCTAGAAAAATGCGATGCAGAATATGTGGAAATCTGCTTGCAAGGGTTTTGGTTAGCATCCGATGCTGAGAATGCCGCAGGCGTGTTTGTCACATCTTTGTCTTACGCGATCGAGTTGTTGTTATTTCATTTGTGGCAAGAATCTCAAATGAGCGCTGCAATGAGCGATCGCTAA